Below is a genomic region from Alosa alosa isolate M-15738 ecotype Scorff River chromosome 24, AALO_Geno_1.1, whole genome shotgun sequence.
ACACAATAAACTAAGAtagacaacaaaaaaaataacttgGTCTTATCTGTCATCAGCTTTCCTGTACAATAAAAGCACATCTAGGTGAAAGGCTCTGGCTCATGGAAAATGTGAAGGGGAATAAAACCCGGAAAGTGGAGTCCTGGAATGGACTTGGTTTGCATAAATAAGGAAGTGAGGGGAGTGGAGGCGTTAGAGATTGGCTGTCGGTTTCCCTGTGTCATTGTTTACAGTgcagcagtgcagtgcagcttCGCAAGACGAGCccgagagagcagagagagaggcagactgcAGGCGGTTGAGGCTAAGAGGAGGACTCTTTAGGTTGTGTACAAGTGTTCAGAGTGAAGTTGAAGGCTTAGAAACATGCAGGCGACGTACTGGATTACCCTGGCCATGTGCCTGGCTGTAGGCTTCTGTTCTGCACAAAAACCGCAGCATTGCAGTAAGTGTGAAAGTGGAggatagtgagtgagtgagagtgtgagaagaaatgtgtgtgtgtgtgtgagagagaaagataaaggaaaaagagggtgggggtgagtgggtgtgtgtctttCCCACTATCTGTACGTCTTAAATCTAACTTAAATTTGCTCTTGTTATGTTTAAGGGTCTCCACCTCTTTATACCGGAGGCATGACTGTGGTAAGTTTAACAACCTTCCCATAAACCCATTTATCAACCACCACAAAccaatgtctgtgtgtaaaaTCTATGTCAATATTATTGCAATGGTAAAGTCATTTGCCTTTGTGCACCCCTTCCACTTTCAGGGAACCCAAAATGAGCAACTGTGGGCTGTTGGGGGGTATGCCTATGATGCCATCACCCAGCGTATCCACTTGGGAGAAGTGGGGACTTACAACAACAAGAGCTTCACCTACGATGCCCTCATGCTCTTCCAGGAGGTAAATAAGGCCATCTCCAGTGGCAAACTCTTCCAACTGCAGCACCCATCATTCACAtgacaaacacagatacagatgtacacacactataacacacactcacacacacacacacacacacacacacactcacacactgggactcacattcactcacacacacacacacatacacacacacacacacgcacacacacactgggactcacattcactcactcacacacacacacacacacacacacacacacacacacacacacacacagtttggttTTGTCCAACGGGAATTAAATCTTCTCTAAAAGGGAACGTGAACCCATTGCTAAACTGTCTCAATTGTGTGAACCATCGTCTATGACCCACAAATCACCTGACATGCGGCCTGCCTTTGTTTCCCTTCCTCTTCACGTCATAATCTAAAGGAAGTCCTGTACGAGATCAACCACCATGACAAGACCTGCGTGAAGAAGGCCCTGAAGTCCGACTTCCACCCCATGGAGGTGCCCAAGGCGGCCAGTTTCCTCTCCCAGGTGGTCCTGGGAACCTCCTCGGGACCTGGACAGGGTCTGCTGGTCAACTCCTGGCGGGGGGACATGCCTGACAAGAGTGGTGagaattgaccgatcccaagcccctcctcccattgtcagtcccatagttactgttgctaagtcggACAAGTTTGCAGGAAAGTGTGCGAGAACGCGTGTTCAACATGGGTACGCAGCACCATTTAGCAGAGTGTAACAGTGTATGCTAGATTTCTGGGCGTCaagtaatattgatatattcaaaaaacagaggccagaaaggccttcagtattcggaaggacacattcacaatgtctGCTGTTATCAACGAGGTGGAACACCACAAATTGAGGACAAACCAATCTGGTGTTACGGATCTTAATGGGATGCATGCTAACTggggataaacaattagcacGTTATCACAAGCAGGTTACCTTATTTGCTGCAGATGTGACTGATTCAATAAACAGGTCTGTGCAAACATATGGTGTTGACGTGtccataacaaaatctaaccatattTCGAGGATTAATTAAAGACGGGTCCAAGTGCTGCAGATCCAAGTTCCCACGCAACTTGGGAGAGTGGCTAGCCTGTTAAGCAGCGGACTTCCaattgtatgagtgtgagttcaGTTCCTGCAAGGTAGGTATAATTTTTTGCGTAGGCTTATATTGTCGTTTCAACAGTGGAAACCAggtttagttatgtttttgtatgtagTTATGAACACAAAAAAGGGAATATTTTCGTACACACTCAGATTTCTTTACTGAAAAGTAGCAGCCTATCCAAAGTTATGCAAAGTTAGGCCTATGTCTGTCAACGTTTCACACGGTC
It encodes:
- the epdl1 gene encoding ependymin-like 1, with protein sequence MQATYWITLAMCLAVGFCSAQKPQHCRSPPLYTGGMTVGTQNEQLWAVGGYAYDAITQRIHLGEVGTYNNKSFTYDALMLFQEEVLYEINHHDKTCVKKALKSDFHPMEVPKAASFLSQVVLGTSSGPGQGLLVNSWRGDMPDKSGNYMLSFTEFGCLPVSALVKTKNMGWMSVSYFNNMLGVDPNVFIPPPFCKDAKLEDGEKADFFSIFH